The Serinus canaria isolate serCan28SL12 chromosome 23, serCan2020, whole genome shotgun sequence genome has a window encoding:
- the SYNC gene encoding syncoilin — MCSAEPAALGSRGGSRRPLSPRPRCVSSAENCLIRRETTGENQFFAQSRCSEPRAACECQPALIPQGMTRHELSSVAERDLMAQPEPPPELQLDEARAPPAPQGAAEGAAPHPERPHSPLDPAGNGSKPLQRGSPDSRQELQAASRDPSLEINTPGTQLDEGAARAGIPLDVDADGTGIPLAMDADGVEIPLDMDEGGTGIPVDEDTAGIPLDVDEGGTGIPVDEDTAGIPLDVDEGGTGIPVDEDTTGIPLDMDEGGTGIPVHEDTAGIPLDVDEGGTGIPLAMDTDRAGIPDTADGAGIPLDMDTEGAGGPLDADATEHQCLTLEELGNYFQECIEVVEQLERERDSLIAELAQLREPALQEIRHAHEEIQAACRLLAKVELERDNLRDEIRQIKQKLFKVTKECVACQYQLESRRHDLSQHAAYQGELQSQAGQLSGELSQLKETCEKEKEVLRQRLEAPPCRQDNLYLQESRRLSLEFESFVAQSRRGLEEHYEPQLLRLLERREAGAKALQEMQGEIQGMKEALRPLQGEVSRLRLQNRSLEEQIVLVKQKRDEEVGQYREQVEELEDRLKELKNGVQLQQRKNQELEELRTSLHRELSIYKSCLEIYGHLCKSEEKAEQDS; from the exons ATGTGCAGCGCAGAGCCGGCGGCGCTGGGCTCCAGGGGAGGAAG CCGCCGGCCGCTGAGTCCGAGGCCGCGATGTGTCAGCAGTGCCGAAAACTGCCTTATTAGGAGAGAAACTACCGGCGAAAATCAGTTCTTTGCTCAAAGCCGTTGCTCCGAGCCGAGGGCTGCCTGTGAGTGCCAGCCTGCGCTCATTCCTCAGGGAATGACGAGACATGAGCTCAGCAGCGTGGCCGAGAG ggaCCTGATGGCACAGCCCGAGccccctccagagctgcagctggatgaagccagagcacccccagccccacagggagcagctgaaggagctgctccacACCCAGAACGTCCTCACAGCCCACTGgatccagcagggaatggatccaagcccctgcagaggggcagcccagactccaggcaggagctgcaggctgccagcagagatCCTTCCTTGGAGATAAACACACCAGGAACTCAGCTGGATgagggtgcagccagggctgggatcccgCTGGACGTGGATGCAGATGGGACAGGAATCCCACTGGCCATGGATGCAGACGGGGTAGAGATTCCACTGGACATGGATGAAGGTGGGACAGGGATCCCGGTGGATGAGGATACAGCAGGAATTCCGCTGGACGTGGATGAAGGTGGGACAGGGATCCCAGTGGATGAGGATACAGCAGGAATTCCACTGGATGTGGATGAAGGTGGGACAGGGATCCCAGTGGATGAGGATACAACAGGAATTCCACTGGACATGGATGAAGGTGGGACAGGGATCCCAGTGCATGAGGATACAGCAGGAATTCCGCTGGACGTGGATGAAGGTGGGACAGGGATCCCGCTGGCCATGGacacagacagggcagggaTCCCAGACACTGCAGATGGGGCAGGGATCCCGCTGGACATGGACACAGAGGGAGCAGGCGGCCCTCTGGATGCTGATGCCACAGAGCACCAGTGCCTGAccctggaagagctggggaATTATTTCCAGGAGTGCATCGAGgtggtggagcagctggagagggagagggacagcCTGATCGCCGAGCTGGCCCAGCTGCGCGAGCCGGCGCTGCAGGAGATCCGCCATGCCCACGAGGAGATCCAGGcagcctgcaggctgctggccaaagtggagctggagagggacaacCTGCGGGATGAGATCCGCCAGATCAAGCAGAAACTCTTCAAGGTGACCAAGGAATGCGTGGCCTGCCAGTACCAGCTGGAGAGCCGGCGGCACGACCTCTCCCAGCACGCCGCCTACCAGGGcgagctgcagagccaggcgGGGCAGCTCTCGGgggagctgtcccagctgaaGGAGACCTGcgagaaggagaaggaagttTTGAGGCAGCGCCTGGAGGCTCCTCCCTGCCGGCAGGACAACCTGTACCTGCAGGAGAGCCGCAGGCTGTCCCTGGAGTTCGAGAGCTTCGTGGCCCAGAGCCGGCgggggctggaggagcactACGAGCCACAGCTGCTGCGGCTGCTGGAGCGGCGCGAGGCCGGGGCCAAGGCTCTGCAGGAGATGCAGGGGGAGATCCAGGGCATGAAGGAAGCCCTGAGGCCCTTGCAGGGCGAGGTCAGCCGGCTGAGGCTGCAGAACcgcagcctggaggagcagatcGTGCTGGTCAAGCAGAAGAGGGATGAGGAGGTCGGGCAGTACCGG gagcaggtggaggagctggaggacagGCTGAAGGAGCTCAAGAACGGGGTCCAGCTCCAGCAGCGCAAgaaccaggagctggaggagctcaggaCCAGCCTCCATCGGGAGCTCTCCATCTACAA GAGCTGCTTAGAAATCTACGGCCACCTCTGCAAATCggaggaaaaagcagagcaggactcTTAG
- the KIAA1522 gene encoding uncharacterized protein KIAA1522 homolog isoform X1 → MGNAHRKRSPAGTKPGSSWPFGRAGKPRAGAAKGEGEKRLSVQYTAGEECPDNVFFPSTRPPHLEELHNQAQQGLKSLQHQEKQKQTKSAWDHGDTSSLQSCASSEDDSLSFRSRAASCATDSTSEDALSIRSEMIQRKGSTFRPHDSFPKSSERAGKKRKERRTTVLGIPQHVHKELGLRNSHGAKGHPEVDGRGPAGRGDSQAAQQPLLNGGQVSGDAIRIPTIDGKLQPLPAAGGARVCLGVLEEADAALQKHINRVYYDDSLLGRKTAAKLSPMVRPKSLAVPGMTTYTNPPEMLVGPVMSISPQGTYMSKIIPNAILPPMVDVVALTSSSVRTLSRCSLVSSSPASVRSLSRFSERGPRSREPSSSSDNWSHSQSTETIVSNSSTISSQGGCEHRQPEAGPHGEADAAARSDTDQISIYSSTSFASSCSKPAAGLAAAGPGLLAVGSGRASPAYSTSSQAEGSDTASLASERSSTRSVSLRKMKKPPAPPRRTYSLHQKADGEPKVLGLPPRPERRPQRESSVPWSPRPEPFSPTGEDEVFSPALSETSSLRSESLAGASSPEVPRGRPGVTVVLREPQAQAKWSCTDGSDRTMSPSSGYSSQSGTPTLPTKGLGPPAVSPGKSQPQKPDRVCSLQSPALSVSSSLTSISSSASDPTPPEALTSRSDRFIIPPHPKVPAPFSPPPTKPQQPLAPVGPLQPSQTPPVPSTAGQETSAKPNGNSPPPSPPPAYHPPPPPAKKVEGSPQTSSEPPTDTAWPPPPPPTPEEHDLSMADFPPPDESYLSSLPDATSAPADGQTATPSPGASSSLSQQQEPPTGALQPPHPTEPLPTASVPPPPPPLPPPSALALPPQISLKKAANGPRAEAKKEPVSRSKSGPVAKEDASLPIVTPSLLQMVRLRSVSVEPAAGAGAVAEERPAPQKPVRRSLSTRQPPPAQDAVPSKQLLHAVHLKAAALASGEAAEKPPGGRAAQPGAEGPTGDGQLSPRSKSPASTASFIFAKSSRKLVIETASSPEAQADLKKNLVAELMNFSGQRSAAPGAAAPQGPGKAQAQRKPGKIPPPVAKKPSLGSGPAPSPKAAGTEALGSPVLDGDAKVEESRTKSELEGTEGRNGAEPPAQSLPAQDRRGETA, encoded by the exons ATGGGCAACGCGCACCGCAAGAGGAGCCCGGCGGGCACCAAGCCCGGCTCCTCCTGGCCCTTCGGCCGCGCCGGGAAGCCCAGGGCAG GCGCTGCCAAGGGCGAGGGCGAGAAGCGGCTGAGCGTGCAGTACACGGCGGGCGAGGAATGTCCCGACAACGTCTTCTTCCCCAGCACGCGGCCCCCgcacctggaggagctgcacaaCCAGGCCCAGCAGGGGCTCAagtccctgcagcaccagg agaagcagaaacagACCAAAAGTGCCTGGGACCACGGGGACACCAGCAGcctccag tCCTGTGCATCCTCGGAGGATGACAGCCTGTCCTTCCGGAGCCGGGCGGCCTCCTGTGCCACGGACAGCACCTCTGAGGATGCGCTCTCCATCCGCTCCGAGATGATCCAGCGCAAAG GTTCCACCTTCCGACCACACGACTCCTTTCCCAAATCCTCAGAGAGGGCTGgcaagaagaggaaggagaggaggacGACAGTGCTGGGCATCCCCCAGCACGTCCATAAGGAGCTGG gtcTCAGGAACAGCCATGGAGCCAAGGGACATCCCGAGGTGGATGGGCGAGGGCCAGCGGGCCgtggggacagccaggcagcgcagcagcccctgctgaaCGGGGGACAGGTGTCGGGTGATGCCATCCGCATCCCCACCATCGACGggaagctgcagcccctgcccgcGGCCGGCGGCGCCCGCGTctgcctgggggtgctggaggaggccgatgcagccctgcagaagcaCATCAACAGGGTTTACTATGACGACAGCTTGCTGGGGAGGAAGACAGCTGCCAAGCTGTCACCCATGGTGAGGCCGAAGTCGCTGGCGGTGCCGGGCATGACCACCTACACCAACCCCCCGGAGATGCTGGTGGGCCCCGTCATGTCCATCTCGCCCCAGGGCACCTACATGTCCAAGATCATCCCCAACGCCATCCTGCCTCCCATGGTGGACGTGGTGGCCCTGACGAGCAGCAGCGTGCGGACGCTGAGCCGCTGCAGCCTCGTGTCGTCCAGCCCGGCCTCGGTGCGCTCCCTGTCCCGCTTCTCGGAGCGCGGCCCCCGCAGCCGCgagccctcctcctccagcGACAACTGGAGCCACTCGCAGTCCACGGAGACCATCGTCTCCAACAGCTCCACCATCTCCTCCCAGGGTGGCTGCGAGCACCGGCAGCCCGAGGCGGGGCCGCACGGCGAGGCGGACGCGGCGGCTCGCTCTGACACCGACCAAATCAGCATCTACAGCTCCACCAGCTTcgccagctcctgctccaagcCCGCTGCCGGCCTCGCTGCCGCGGGCCCCGGGCTCCTGGCCGTGGGCAGCGGCCGCGCGTCCCCCGCCTACAGCACGAGCAGCCAGGCGGAGGGCTCGGACACGGCCAGCCTGGCCAGCGAGCGCTCCTCCACCCGCAGCGTGTCCCTCAGGAAGATGAAGAAGCCCCCGGCCCCTCCCCGCAGGACCTACTCGCTGCACCAGAAGGCTGACGGGGAGCCcaaggtgctggggctgccccccAGGCCCGAGCGGCGGCCCCAGCGGGAGAGCAGCGTGCCCTGGTCCCCACGCCCCGAGCCCTTCAGCCCCACGGGCGAGGATGAGGTGTTCTCCCCAGCGCTGAGCGAGACCAGCAGCCTCCGCTCCGAGAGCCTGGCTGGCGCCAGCTCGCCCGAGGTCCCTCGGGGCCGCCCCGGGGTGACGGTGGTGCTGAGGGAGCCCCAAGCTCAGGCCAAGTGGAGCTGCACCGATGGGTCTGACCGTACCATGTCCCCCTCCAGCGGCTACTCCAGCCAGAGCGGGACGCCCACACTGCCCACCAAAGGCTTGGGacccccagctgtgtccccgGGCAAGTCTCAGCCCCAGAAGCCGGACCGGGTCTGCTCCCTGCAGTCGCCTGCGCTCTCCGTGTCCTCCTCCCTcacctccatctcctcctcGGCCTCGGACCCGACCCCCCCCGAGGCGCTGACCAGTCGCTCAGACCGGTTCATCATCCCACCGCACCCCAAGGttcctgctcccttctccccaccACCCAccaagccccagcagcccctggcccctGTCGGCCCCCTCCAGCCCTCACAAAcccccccagtgcccagcactgctggccaggAGACCTCGGCCAAGCCCAACGGCAATTCCCCACCGCCATCACCGCCGCCTGCCTACCACCCGCCTCCCCCGCCCGCCAAGAAGGTGGAGGGGAGCCCCCAGACCAGCAGTGAGCCCCCCACTGACACCGCCTGGCCCCCACCGCCACCGCCAACCCCCGAGGAGCACGACCTGTCCATGGCAGACTTCCCCCCTCCGGATGAATCCTATCTCTCCAGCCTGCCCGATGCCACCTCGGCCCCGGCAGACGGGCAGACGGCAACACCGAGCCCGGGGGCTTCATCTTCATTATCTCAGCAGCAAGAGCCACCCACCGGGGCTCTACAGCCTCCACACCCCACCGagccccttcccacagcctccGTGCCCCCGCCACCGCCGCCTCTCCCGCCGCCCTCGGCTCTGGCCCTGCCGCCCCAAATCAGCCTTAAGAAGGCGGCCAACGGTCCCCGGGCAGAGGCCAAGAAGGAGCCGGTGTCACGGAGCAAGAGTGGCCCAGTGGCCAAGGAGGACGCCAGCCTGCCCATCGTCACCCCCTCGCTGCTGCAGATGGTGCGGCTGCGCTCCGTCAGCGTGGAGCCCGCGGCCGGAGCCGGAGCCGTGGCCGAGGAGCGTCCGGCTCCCCAGAAGCCCGTCCGGCGCTCCCTGTCCACGCGGCAGCCGCCTCCCGCCCAAGACGCGGTGCCTTCCAAGCAGCTCCTCCATGCCGTGCACCTCAAGGCCGCCGCCTTGGCCTCCGGGGAGGCCGCGGAGAAGCCGCCGGGCGGCCGAGCGGCCCAGCCCGGAGCCGAGGGGCCCACCGGGGATGGGCAGCTGTCCCCCAGGAGCAAATCGCCGGCCTCCACCGCCAGCTTCATCTTCGCCAAGAGCTCCAGGAAGCTGGTGATCGAGACGGCCTCATCCCCCGAGGCACAGGCCGACCTGAAGAAGAACTTGGTGGCCGAGCTGATGAATTTCTCGGGGCAGCGCTCGGCAGCCCCGGGCGCTGCCGCCCCGCAGGGCCCCGGGAAGGCGCAAGCCCAGCGGAAACCCGGCAAGATCCCCCCTCCAGTAGCCAAGAAGCCTTCGCTGGGCTCGGGGCCGGCTCCCTCCCCGAAGGCAGCGGGGACAGAGGCGTTGGGCTCCCCGGTGCTGGACGGGGATGCCAaggtggaggagagcaggactAAGAGCGAGCTGGAGGGGACGGAGGGCAGGAACGGCGCGGAGCCGCCGGCTCAGAGCCTCCCTGCACAAG aCAGACGGGGAGAGACGGCCTGA
- the KIAA1522 gene encoding uncharacterized protein KIAA1522 homolog isoform X2 gives MVVFMGRNLSSLLAFFKKKGAAKGEGEKRLSVQYTAGEECPDNVFFPSTRPPHLEELHNQAQQGLKSLQHQEKQKQTKSAWDHGDTSSLQSCASSEDDSLSFRSRAASCATDSTSEDALSIRSEMIQRKGSTFRPHDSFPKSSERAGKKRKERRTTVLGIPQHVHKELGLRNSHGAKGHPEVDGRGPAGRGDSQAAQQPLLNGGQVSGDAIRIPTIDGKLQPLPAAGGARVCLGVLEEADAALQKHINRVYYDDSLLGRKTAAKLSPMVRPKSLAVPGMTTYTNPPEMLVGPVMSISPQGTYMSKIIPNAILPPMVDVVALTSSSVRTLSRCSLVSSSPASVRSLSRFSERGPRSREPSSSSDNWSHSQSTETIVSNSSTISSQGGCEHRQPEAGPHGEADAAARSDTDQISIYSSTSFASSCSKPAAGLAAAGPGLLAVGSGRASPAYSTSSQAEGSDTASLASERSSTRSVSLRKMKKPPAPPRRTYSLHQKADGEPKVLGLPPRPERRPQRESSVPWSPRPEPFSPTGEDEVFSPALSETSSLRSESLAGASSPEVPRGRPGVTVVLREPQAQAKWSCTDGSDRTMSPSSGYSSQSGTPTLPTKGLGPPAVSPGKSQPQKPDRVCSLQSPALSVSSSLTSISSSASDPTPPEALTSRSDRFIIPPHPKVPAPFSPPPTKPQQPLAPVGPLQPSQTPPVPSTAGQETSAKPNGNSPPPSPPPAYHPPPPPAKKVEGSPQTSSEPPTDTAWPPPPPPTPEEHDLSMADFPPPDESYLSSLPDATSAPADGQTATPSPGASSSLSQQQEPPTGALQPPHPTEPLPTASVPPPPPPLPPPSALALPPQISLKKAANGPRAEAKKEPVSRSKSGPVAKEDASLPIVTPSLLQMVRLRSVSVEPAAGAGAVAEERPAPQKPVRRSLSTRQPPPAQDAVPSKQLLHAVHLKAAALASGEAAEKPPGGRAAQPGAEGPTGDGQLSPRSKSPASTASFIFAKSSRKLVIETASSPEAQADLKKNLVAELMNFSGQRSAAPGAAAPQGPGKAQAQRKPGKIPPPVAKKPSLGSGPAPSPKAAGTEALGSPVLDGDAKVEESRTKSELEGTEGRNGAEPPAQSLPAQDRRGETA, from the exons ATGGTGGTTTTCATGGGCAGGAACCTCTCCTCGCTCCTGGCTTTCTTCAAGAAGAAGG GCGCTGCCAAGGGCGAGGGCGAGAAGCGGCTGAGCGTGCAGTACACGGCGGGCGAGGAATGTCCCGACAACGTCTTCTTCCCCAGCACGCGGCCCCCgcacctggaggagctgcacaaCCAGGCCCAGCAGGGGCTCAagtccctgcagcaccagg agaagcagaaacagACCAAAAGTGCCTGGGACCACGGGGACACCAGCAGcctccag tCCTGTGCATCCTCGGAGGATGACAGCCTGTCCTTCCGGAGCCGGGCGGCCTCCTGTGCCACGGACAGCACCTCTGAGGATGCGCTCTCCATCCGCTCCGAGATGATCCAGCGCAAAG GTTCCACCTTCCGACCACACGACTCCTTTCCCAAATCCTCAGAGAGGGCTGgcaagaagaggaaggagaggaggacGACAGTGCTGGGCATCCCCCAGCACGTCCATAAGGAGCTGG gtcTCAGGAACAGCCATGGAGCCAAGGGACATCCCGAGGTGGATGGGCGAGGGCCAGCGGGCCgtggggacagccaggcagcgcagcagcccctgctgaaCGGGGGACAGGTGTCGGGTGATGCCATCCGCATCCCCACCATCGACGggaagctgcagcccctgcccgcGGCCGGCGGCGCCCGCGTctgcctgggggtgctggaggaggccgatgcagccctgcagaagcaCATCAACAGGGTTTACTATGACGACAGCTTGCTGGGGAGGAAGACAGCTGCCAAGCTGTCACCCATGGTGAGGCCGAAGTCGCTGGCGGTGCCGGGCATGACCACCTACACCAACCCCCCGGAGATGCTGGTGGGCCCCGTCATGTCCATCTCGCCCCAGGGCACCTACATGTCCAAGATCATCCCCAACGCCATCCTGCCTCCCATGGTGGACGTGGTGGCCCTGACGAGCAGCAGCGTGCGGACGCTGAGCCGCTGCAGCCTCGTGTCGTCCAGCCCGGCCTCGGTGCGCTCCCTGTCCCGCTTCTCGGAGCGCGGCCCCCGCAGCCGCgagccctcctcctccagcGACAACTGGAGCCACTCGCAGTCCACGGAGACCATCGTCTCCAACAGCTCCACCATCTCCTCCCAGGGTGGCTGCGAGCACCGGCAGCCCGAGGCGGGGCCGCACGGCGAGGCGGACGCGGCGGCTCGCTCTGACACCGACCAAATCAGCATCTACAGCTCCACCAGCTTcgccagctcctgctccaagcCCGCTGCCGGCCTCGCTGCCGCGGGCCCCGGGCTCCTGGCCGTGGGCAGCGGCCGCGCGTCCCCCGCCTACAGCACGAGCAGCCAGGCGGAGGGCTCGGACACGGCCAGCCTGGCCAGCGAGCGCTCCTCCACCCGCAGCGTGTCCCTCAGGAAGATGAAGAAGCCCCCGGCCCCTCCCCGCAGGACCTACTCGCTGCACCAGAAGGCTGACGGGGAGCCcaaggtgctggggctgccccccAGGCCCGAGCGGCGGCCCCAGCGGGAGAGCAGCGTGCCCTGGTCCCCACGCCCCGAGCCCTTCAGCCCCACGGGCGAGGATGAGGTGTTCTCCCCAGCGCTGAGCGAGACCAGCAGCCTCCGCTCCGAGAGCCTGGCTGGCGCCAGCTCGCCCGAGGTCCCTCGGGGCCGCCCCGGGGTGACGGTGGTGCTGAGGGAGCCCCAAGCTCAGGCCAAGTGGAGCTGCACCGATGGGTCTGACCGTACCATGTCCCCCTCCAGCGGCTACTCCAGCCAGAGCGGGACGCCCACACTGCCCACCAAAGGCTTGGGacccccagctgtgtccccgGGCAAGTCTCAGCCCCAGAAGCCGGACCGGGTCTGCTCCCTGCAGTCGCCTGCGCTCTCCGTGTCCTCCTCCCTcacctccatctcctcctcGGCCTCGGACCCGACCCCCCCCGAGGCGCTGACCAGTCGCTCAGACCGGTTCATCATCCCACCGCACCCCAAGGttcctgctcccttctccccaccACCCAccaagccccagcagcccctggcccctGTCGGCCCCCTCCAGCCCTCACAAAcccccccagtgcccagcactgctggccaggAGACCTCGGCCAAGCCCAACGGCAATTCCCCACCGCCATCACCGCCGCCTGCCTACCACCCGCCTCCCCCGCCCGCCAAGAAGGTGGAGGGGAGCCCCCAGACCAGCAGTGAGCCCCCCACTGACACCGCCTGGCCCCCACCGCCACCGCCAACCCCCGAGGAGCACGACCTGTCCATGGCAGACTTCCCCCCTCCGGATGAATCCTATCTCTCCAGCCTGCCCGATGCCACCTCGGCCCCGGCAGACGGGCAGACGGCAACACCGAGCCCGGGGGCTTCATCTTCATTATCTCAGCAGCAAGAGCCACCCACCGGGGCTCTACAGCCTCCACACCCCACCGagccccttcccacagcctccGTGCCCCCGCCACCGCCGCCTCTCCCGCCGCCCTCGGCTCTGGCCCTGCCGCCCCAAATCAGCCTTAAGAAGGCGGCCAACGGTCCCCGGGCAGAGGCCAAGAAGGAGCCGGTGTCACGGAGCAAGAGTGGCCCAGTGGCCAAGGAGGACGCCAGCCTGCCCATCGTCACCCCCTCGCTGCTGCAGATGGTGCGGCTGCGCTCCGTCAGCGTGGAGCCCGCGGCCGGAGCCGGAGCCGTGGCCGAGGAGCGTCCGGCTCCCCAGAAGCCCGTCCGGCGCTCCCTGTCCACGCGGCAGCCGCCTCCCGCCCAAGACGCGGTGCCTTCCAAGCAGCTCCTCCATGCCGTGCACCTCAAGGCCGCCGCCTTGGCCTCCGGGGAGGCCGCGGAGAAGCCGCCGGGCGGCCGAGCGGCCCAGCCCGGAGCCGAGGGGCCCACCGGGGATGGGCAGCTGTCCCCCAGGAGCAAATCGCCGGCCTCCACCGCCAGCTTCATCTTCGCCAAGAGCTCCAGGAAGCTGGTGATCGAGACGGCCTCATCCCCCGAGGCACAGGCCGACCTGAAGAAGAACTTGGTGGCCGAGCTGATGAATTTCTCGGGGCAGCGCTCGGCAGCCCCGGGCGCTGCCGCCCCGCAGGGCCCCGGGAAGGCGCAAGCCCAGCGGAAACCCGGCAAGATCCCCCCTCCAGTAGCCAAGAAGCCTTCGCTGGGCTCGGGGCCGGCTCCCTCCCCGAAGGCAGCGGGGACAGAGGCGTTGGGCTCCCCGGTGCTGGACGGGGATGCCAaggtggaggagagcaggactAAGAGCGAGCTGGAGGGGACGGAGGGCAGGAACGGCGCGGAGCCGCCGGCTCAGAGCCTCCCTGCACAAG aCAGACGGGGAGAGACGGCCTGA